One genomic segment of Mytilus galloprovincialis chromosome 5, xbMytGall1.hap1.1, whole genome shotgun sequence includes these proteins:
- the LOC143074080 gene encoding flavin-containing monooxygenase 5-like produces MKRVAIIGAGCSGLTAIKCCLDEGLLPVCFEREDDIGGLWNYTDSAKYGKGSVYKSCVINTSKEMMAFSDFPPPKHFPAFLPHTYVLEYFRLYAKNFGLLNYINFKTAIESIEQCPDFEQTGRWKVAYHSAITGQTVSEVFDGVMVCSGHHTHPFLPAFDGVEKFHGTTMHSHSYRSPQQFTDKKVLVVGIGNSAVDIAVDLTNTASQVYLSTRRGAWVISRKGFWGLPADAVANNRLLFQLPRNVLQWSVEKMANFNFDHETYGVKPTHRPLDAHPTINDELPTKIMTGKIKIKPNVHNFDDSGVVFHDGSHEKVDVVIFATGYSYKIKFLDESIVNINKNQTCLYKYMFPPHLRHPSLAVIGLVQAVGAVMPISEMQCRWYARVLKGSSTLPSVPAMMSDIQAKSDHNNMYVKSQRHTIQTFWIDYMDEIADEVGCKPDFKSLILRDPKLVLHCLLGPCFPAQYRLNGPGKWNGAKTSICGGMERSLAPLKSSNVLPKNAKLVDDCSRDICITIPKGLTSYFLLLFVVFLLLCVCLV; encoded by the exons ATGAAAAGAGTCGCAATTATCGGTGCAGGATGCAGTGGTTTAACTGCTATTAAATGTTGCTTAGACGAAGGGTTACTGCCAGTCTGCTTTGAACGAGAAGATGATATTGGTGGACTTTGGAACTATACAGACAGTGCCAAATATGGAAAAGGCAGTGTTTATAAATCGTGTGTTATCAACACCAGCAAAGAAATGATGGCTTTTAGTGACTTTCCTCCTCCGAAACATTTTCCAGCGTTTTTACCACATACATACGTGTTGGAGTATTTTAGACTTTATGCAAAGAATTTTGGACTTTTGAACTATATCAACTTTAAAACTGCAATAGAGAGTATTGAGCAATGTCCAGACTTTGAACAGACCGGAAGATGGAAAGTGGCATATCATTCCGCCATAACCGGACAAACTGTCTCAGAAGTATTCGATGGTGTAATGGTCTGTTCCGGGCACCATACGCATCCGTTCCTGCCTGCGTTTGATGGTGTAGAAAAGTTCCATGGTACCACAATGCATTCTCATAGTTACCGAAGTCCTCAACAGTTTACAGACAAAAAAGTTCTAGTCGTTG GAATTGGGAATTCAGCCGTAGATATAGCAGTTGATTTGACCAATACAGCATCACAG GTATACCTAAGTACAAGACGTGGAGCATGGGTTATAAGTCGCAAAGGATTCTGGGGACTTCCGGCAGATGCTGTTGCAAATAATCGGCTGCTGTTCCAGTTACCAAGAAATGTTTTACAATGGTCTGTGGAAAAAATGGCGAACTTCAACTTTGATCATGAAACCTATGGCGTCAAACCAACTCACAg ACCACTAGATGCTCATCCGACAATCAATGATGAGCTGCCAACAAAGATAATGACAGGAAAAATCAAGATAAAACCAAACGTCCATAACTTTGATGATTCCGGTGTAGTCTTTCACGACGGCAGCCATGAAAAAGTTGATGTTGTCATATTTGCCACTGGGTATTCTTACAAAATCAAGTTTCTTGACGAGTCCATTGTCAATATCAATAAGAACCAGACCTGTCTCTACAAATATATGTTTCCACCACACCTACGGCACCCATCACTAGCTGTAATTGGACTGGTCCAAGCCGTTGGTGCAGTAATGCCGATTTCAGAGATGCAATGCAGATGGTACGCAAGAGTTCTCAAAg GTTCTAGCACGCTGCCATCTGTTCCCGCCATGATGTCAGATATTCAAGCCAAATCAGACCATAATAACATGTATGTCAAGTCACAAAGACACACAATTCAG aCTTTCTGGATTGACTATATGGACGAGATTGCAGATGAGGTCGGATGTAAACCCGATTTTAAATCCTTGATCCTGCGGGACCCCAAGCTAGTTTTGCATTGTTTACTTGGGCCATGTTTTCCAGCACAATATAGACTTAACGGACCAGGGAAATGGAACGGTGCTAAAACGTCAATTTGCGGTGGTATGGAACGGTCCCTGGCACCACTAAAATCATCCAACGTTCTGCCCAAAAATGCCAAATTAGTTGACGATTGCTCACGTGACATTTGTATAACTATTCCAAAAGGACTGACATcttattttcttttactttttgtgGTCTTTTTGTTGTTATGTGTATGTCTTGTTTGA